From the Lolium rigidum isolate FL_2022 chromosome 2, APGP_CSIRO_Lrig_0.1, whole genome shotgun sequence genome, one window contains:
- the LOC124690883 gene encoding F-box/LRR-repeat protein 14-like → MEGLPEPLLAEIIKRITSTSDLNSLSLVSKQLYSVDAEHRNAIHVGCRLNPTTEALASLFSRFPNLAKVVINYSSWTYSQGDQLNNQGLHVLSSHCPWLSDLTLSFCSYINDTGLGYISHCKTLRSLRLNYAPEITSVGLSLVAIRCRYLSVLHLVDCKAIDSVEWLMYLGKHGSLEELVVKDCKGISQYDLLKFGPGWAKLKKFEFEINGKYWSSRPYDPAYVTGYPYSYDICCENLKDLRLSHIVTDQEIGLRFLLGRCKALEILYLEYVIGLDESEMIALFKRCSNLKTISLRLMPLRCGIQFRTALTDDSLTVLALSCPMLQVVELTFTFCDDDWPTEIGFTQEGIVKLMQSCPIRSLVLNGASILNDEGMKGLSSSQFLETLELVDCQSIMDAGMNFIVQAPCLSSLTLRKCDKVTDVGMAALVRAQKLESLTIIGCRQISQEDVQWAAKTVKYSKEIESHDSLKAMNIILHANRRWSAMNSIYGC, encoded by the coding sequence ATGGAGGGTCTCCCGGAGCCACTGCTTGCAGAGATCATCAAGAGGATTACAAGCACAAGTGATCTTAATTCTCTTTCACTTGTTTCAAAGCAGCTCTACAGCGTTGATGCGGAGCATAGAAATGCTATCCATGTGGGCTGTAGACTCAACCCTACAACAGAAGCCTTGGCATCGCTATTCTCCCGGTTCCCCAATTTGGCGAAAGTGGTGATCAATTACTCTAGTTGGACGTACAGTCAGGGGGACCAGTTGAACAACCAAGGCCTCCATGTTCTATCATCTCACTGCCCCTGGCTATCTGATCTCACTTTAAGCTTTTGCTCATACATTAATGACACTGGTCTTGGTTACATATCACACTGCAAAACGTTGAGGTCCCTCAGGCTGAACTATGCACCAGAAATAACTTCTGTTGGGCTTTCCCTGGTGGCGATTCGTTGTAGGTATCTTTCTGTTCTTCACCTTGTTGACTGTAAGGCAATAGACAGTGTGGAGTGGCTGATGTACCTCGGTAAACATGGATCATTGGAAGAACTAGTGGTGAAGGATTGCAAAGGAATCAGCCAGTATGACCTCCTAAAGTTTGGCCCAGGATGGGCAAAGCTCAAAAAGTTTGAGTTTGAAATTAATGGAAAATATTGGTCGAGTCGGCCCTATGATCCCGCATATGTGACTGGCTACCCATATAGCTATGACATCTGCTGTGAGAATCTGAAGGATCTTAGGCTGTCTCATATTGTAACTGATCAAGAAATTGGACTTCGTTTCCTCCTGGGGAGGTGCAAAGCACTGGAGATACTTTACCTAGAGTATGTTATTGGTCTAGATGAGAGTGAGATGATTGCACTGTTCAAGAGGTGTAGCAACCTTAAAACTATCTCACTTCGGCTCATGCCTCTGCGATGTGGTATTCAGTTTAGGACGGCATTGACCGATGACAGCCTCACGGTGCTAGCTCTCAGCTGCCCAATGCTTCAGGTTGTTGAACTCACCTTCACGTTTTGCGATGATGATTGGCCAACAGAAATAGGTTTCACACAAGAGGGTATCGTGAAGCTCATGCAGTCTTGTCCAATCCGCTCTCTTGTTCTAAATGGTGCCAGCATTTTGAACGATGAGGGAATGAAGGGCCTCTCATCCTCGCAGTTTCTGGAGACATTAGAACTTGTGGACTGCCAGTCTATAATGGATGCTGGGATGAATTTCATTGTCCAGGCTCCTTGTTTGAGTAGCCTCACACTCCGGAAATGTGACAAAGTGACTGATGTTGGAATGGCTGCGCTAGTAAGAGCACAGAAGCTGGAGTCACTGACCATTATTGGCTGCCGTCAGATCTCTCAGGAGGATGTGCAATGGGCTGCCAAAACAGTTAAATACTCCAAGGAGATTGAAAGCCACGACAGTCTAAAAGCAATGAACATCATTTTGCATGCAAATAGACGTTGGTCGGCCATGAATTCGATCTATGGCTGTTAG
- the LOC124690884 gene encoding uncharacterized protein LOC124690884, which produces MEHGQPAPQQPALEPCHGQPAPLRPAMVPGHDAPAPQQPVKEQPAVASGQQPWEYSLRKYLLLLATLVATVTYDAGFNPPGGVWQEGARDDASQGQRLAGDPVIRDTHYGRYLAFFYCNATAFAASLVVIVLILILAVRHDKVKEKKGITWVVSDVVLLRIFMLLDLLSLMGAYAAGTCRDKVSTVYSVLLVAVVFLYIVITKLLDWWFPHKTSNSSSGGAMSGGPIGVPDPDSGSVPKIEEKKDQKAQERLRKVVMLLATFAVSITYVAGLSTPGGFWDSTGGSHRPGDAILKEHHSLRLTVFLLCNTTAFVASLFIIMLLIINVKKLHKKTARSLQLALYLCIVVALVGLVVAYAAGSCRHTDTTVYVLSLVGAVVAFIILLFLHAYFTSTSKPLPSPSRPAQQTDENQNQETDDNVSAREALDKARSLVLLLATLAATITYTAGLNPPGGLWQDNGDGHMAGDPILLTTDARRYRIFFYCNSVAFVASLVAIVLVQNERLVRHHVLEAAMILDLFGLIGAYAAGSCRDVNHSIYAMALAGAVLVYVVIHVIFLTLDHKEEKDDAKDRLLEKRRKRLLLFAILAATITYQAGLTPPGGFLLQDDELGHHAGDPVLLYNYPRRYNAFFYCNSVSFMLSISLILLLVNPNLYRPAIRSNALSVCTAVGLFCLMGAYAAGSTQHLKTSIYIFILVAVVLFIAAGVLLVFLMREVRRNDEEQKKKAEAASPVVLEQDEEQKKKAEEERKKHARRKYLMLLGILVASVAYQAGLEPPGGAWQSSGNGYEAGDPVMHDNRRPRYLAFFYSNSVSFVASIVVIIMLLPHWLPNNKGEEWEERSLRVMNWTIILDLVALLGSYAAGSNRGWKTSVYVFTLIGAVLGYFAIHMTLSSWFDRRRCRKIILCNCFRYPA; this is translated from the exons ATGGAGCACGGCCAGCCAGCACCTCAGCAGCCGGCATTGGAGCCCTGCCACGGCCAGCCAGCACCTCTGCGGCCGGCAATGGTGCCCGGGCATGACGCGCCAGCACCTCAGCAGCCGGTAAAGGAGCAGCCGGCAGTGGCGTCCGGGCAGCAGCCGTGGGAGTACAGCCTGCGGAAGTACCTGCTGCTGCTGGCCACCCTGGTGGCCACCGTGACATACGACGCGGGCTTCAACCCGCCGGGGGGCGTATGGCAGGAGGGCGCCCGCGACGACGCCAGCCAAGGTCAACGACTCGCCGGCGACCCCGTCATCCGCGACACCCACTATGGTCGGTACCTCGCCTTCTTCTACTGCAATGCCACCGCGTTCGCCGCGTCGCTTGTGGTCatcgtcctcatcctcatcctcgctgtccggcaCGACAAggtgaaggagaagaagggcatcACCTGGGTCGTCTCCGACGTCGTGCTGCTGCGGATTTTCATGTTGCTCGACCTGCTCAGCCTCATGGGCGCCTACGccgccggcacctgccgggacaagGTCTCCACTGTTTACTCCGTGCTGCTGGTTGCCGTCGTCTTCCTCTACATCGTGATTACCAAGTTGCTGGACTGGTGGTTTCCACACAAAACCTCCAACTCCAGCTCCGGAGGGGCGATGTCTGGCGGCCCCATCGGCGTCCCCGACCCTGACTCCGGCAGCGTGCCCAAGATCGAAGAAAAGAAGGACCAGAAAGCCCAAGAACGGCTCCGCAAGGTCGTGATGCTTCTCGCGACGTTCGCGGTGAGCATCACCTACGTGGCCGGGCTGAGCACGCCGGGTGGCTTCTGGGACAGCACCGGGGGCAGCCACCGGCCAGGTGACGCCATCCTCAAGGAGCACCACAGCCTGCGCCTGACGGTGTTCCTGCTCTGCAACACCACGGCGTTTGTGGCGTCCCTGTTCATCATCATGCTGCTCATCATCAACGTCAAAAAGCTGCACAAGAAGACAGCCCGGTCTCTTCAGCTTGCCCTCTACCTGTGCATTGTCGTCGCGTTGGTCGGCCTCGTCGTCGCATACGCCGCCGGCAGCTGCAGGCACACCGACACCACTGTCTACGTACTCAGCCTGGTTGGCGCCGTTGTGGCATTCATCATactcctctttctccatgcttactTCACTTCAACGTCAAAACCCTTGCCTTCCCCTTCCAGGCCAGCGCAACAAACTGATGAAAATCAAAATCAGGAGACTGATGATAATGTCAG TGCTAGGGAGGCTCTGGACAAGGCTCGCTCTCTTGTTCTACTGCTCGCCACTCTTGCCGCCACCATCACCTACACGGCAGGGTTGAACCCGCCGGGTGGCCTTTGGCAGGATAACGGCGACGGGCACATGGCTGGCGACCCGATCCTTCTCACGACGGACGCTAGGCGGTACAGGATATTCTTCTATTGCAACTCGGTTGCCTTCGTGGCCTCCTTGGTGGCCATCGTCCTGGTCCAGAATGAACGTCTGGTCAGGCACCACGTGCTGGAGGCGGCCATGATACTCGACCTGTTTGGCCTCATCGGCGCGTATGCCGCGGGAAGCTGCCGGGACGTGAACCACTCCATCTACGCCATGGCCTTGGCAGGCGCCGTCCTGGTCTATGTGGTGATCCATGTCATCTTCCTCACGCTGGACCACAAGGAAGAGAAAGACGATGCCAAAGATCGTTTGTTGGAGAAGAGGCGCAAACGATTACTCCTCTTCGCGATCTTGGCCGCGACCATCACCTACCAAGCTGGCCTCACCCCTCCAGGCGGCTTCCTGCTCCAGGATGACGAGCTCGGGCACCATGCTGGCGACCCGGTCCTCCTGTACAACTACCCGCGCCGCTACAATGCATTCTTTTACTGCAACTCGGTGAGCTTCATGTTGTCCAtctccctcatcctcctcctggtGAATCCCAACCTGTACAGGCCAGCCATACGAAGCAACGCACTGTCTGTTTGTACAGCGGTGGGCTTGTTTTGTTTGATGGGGGCATATGCCGCCGGAAGCACACAACACCTCAAGACATCCATCTACATCTTCATATTGGTGGCCGTGGTCCTCTTCATTGCAGCCGGGGTGCTTCTAGTATTTTTGATGAGGGAGGTCAGGAGAAATgacgaagaacaaaagaagaaggcGGAAGCTGCGTCACCCGTAGTCCTAGAGCAAgacgaagaacaaaagaagaaggcGGAAGAAGAAAGGAAAAAGCACGCGAGGCGCAAGTACCTGATGCTGCTAGGCATCTTGGTGGCGAGCGTAGCCTACCAGGCCGGCCTGGAACCGCCAGGTGGAGCGTGGCAGAGCAGCGGCAACGGGTACGAGGCGGGTGACCCGGTGATGCACGACAACAGGAGGCCCCGGTACCTTGCCTTCTTCTACAGCAACTCGGTTTCCTTCGTGGCTTCCATTGTTGTCATCATCATGCTGCTACCGCACTGGCTGCCAAACAACAAGGGAGAAGAATGGGAGGAAAGGTCGCTCAGGGTGATGAACTGGACGATCATACTTGACTTGGTGGCTCTCCTAGGGTCCTATGCAGCCGGCTCCAACAGGGGGTGGAAGACGTCTGTGTATGTCTTCACGCTCATCGGTGCCGTGCTGGGCTACTTTGCAATCCATATGACACTGTCATCCTGGTTTGATCGTCGCCGGTGCCGGAAGATTATACTTTGCAACTGCTTCCGATATCCAGCATga